From one Geoalkalibacter halelectricus genomic stretch:
- a CDS encoding 7TM-DISM domain-containing protein, whose translation MFLSAVSFQHLRTPLIVALLLYWLLMPTLLDAAPPLFFELSSQNAQPADEQKPFADPFNPESLKGVTDNLGDQLRQNFSEQLFWGMYGGMILVLLVYILTLGVLTQPKILFCYGLKATTLFVLMFIYLGYGAFLPFPPQFMTQVVLALFPLWIFSSILFSQLYLDTRNTLPGLHKWLWIPFFSSVGLVLSVQSGWNGYPQDPIAVWWNLTLVLHIGLLVGAGILALRRGVTDVGFYLAGHGLTLFVAGLLLFAGANWADKFTSAGVLLPLVVLFEMILLATSFARRLAQTRREHDARENMVRDQRRFSAFGQNVKATQEQWDRPLIQLREILDEADERLSGASPHHPDTDLDYLRQSLMPRLENNLREINRTVNDVRDLLVNAPTEQRSVHD comes from the coding sequence ATGTTCTTGTCCGCGGTATCATTCCAGCATCTTCGCACCCCTCTTATCGTCGCCTTGCTGCTGTATTGGCTCTTGATGCCGACACTGCTGGATGCCGCCCCGCCGCTGTTCTTCGAGCTTTCATCGCAAAACGCGCAGCCCGCCGATGAGCAGAAGCCTTTTGCCGATCCCTTTAATCCTGAAAGCCTAAAGGGAGTGACCGACAATCTCGGTGACCAGTTGCGTCAAAATTTTTCCGAGCAACTTTTTTGGGGAATGTACGGGGGAATGATTCTGGTTTTGTTGGTGTACATCCTGACCTTGGGAGTCCTGACACAGCCGAAAATCCTGTTCTGCTACGGTCTGAAGGCGACAACCCTGTTCGTGCTGATGTTCATTTACCTCGGCTACGGAGCGTTTCTTCCTTTTCCACCTCAGTTCATGACGCAGGTGGTGCTGGCCCTTTTTCCCCTTTGGATCTTCTCCTCCATTCTTTTTTCCCAGCTCTATCTGGACACCCGCAATACCCTGCCGGGATTACACAAATGGTTGTGGATTCCTTTTTTCTCTTCGGTGGGCCTGGTGCTTTCAGTTCAGTCGGGGTGGAATGGATATCCACAGGACCCAATCGCGGTCTGGTGGAACCTGACGCTGGTGTTGCACATCGGTTTGCTTGTCGGCGCCGGGATTCTGGCGCTACGGCGCGGCGTCACTGACGTCGGATTTTATCTGGCCGGGCACGGCCTCACACTGTTCGTAGCCGGCCTGCTTCTGTTTGCCGGCGCGAACTGGGCCGACAAATTCACCTCGGCGGGTGTACTTTTGCCGCTTGTCGTTTTGTTTGAAATGATTCTTCTGGCAACGTCATTTGCCAGACGACTGGCACAAACCCGCCGGGAGCACGACGCGCGTGAAAACATGGTGCGGGATCAACGACGGTTTTCCGCATTCGGCCAAAATGTCAAAGCCACCCAAGAACAATGGGACAGGCCTCTGATTCAGCTCAGAGAAATACTGGATGAGGCTGACGAAAGACTTTCCGGCGCATCGCCGCATCACCCTGACACCGATCTTGACTATCTGCGCCAATCCCTGATGCCACGCCTGGAGAATAATCTGCGCGAGATTAACCGGACGGTAAACGATGTCCGTGACTTATTGGTTAACGCCCCTACCGAACAGCGTTCCGTCCATGATTAG
- a CDS encoding response regulator transcription factor — protein sequence MSDVLARLSHLTLLYADDDRVLMESMVEIFREYVSHVLTATHGEDAWALYQAHRPDLVILDLAMPGCDGLEVARRICREDPNLPIALLTGHDSRENMLAAFPLRLLSFMVKPVDLETLDQFFRQAADLLARHGRYRTTFESGAVFDPVLGEIHDPAGNRHVLSRNEKKFLELLLARRGQLIDSDRICNEISRDNPEIMSCQGLRNLIHRLRRKLGKEVIVSQKDLGYLIP from the coding sequence ATGTCCGATGTCCTGGCCAGATTGTCCCACCTGACGTTGCTGTATGCTGACGACGATAGGGTGTTGATGGAGTCGATGGTGGAGATTTTTCGGGAGTACGTCTCCCATGTGCTCACCGCGACCCATGGTGAAGATGCCTGGGCCTTGTACCAGGCCCATCGTCCCGACCTGGTCATTCTCGATCTGGCCATGCCGGGGTGTGACGGTCTGGAGGTCGCTCGTCGCATCTGCCGCGAAGATCCCAATCTCCCCATTGCCCTGCTGACCGGCCACGACAGCCGCGAAAATATGCTTGCGGCATTCCCCTTGCGGTTGCTGAGCTTTATGGTCAAGCCGGTGGACCTTGAAACCCTTGATCAGTTTTTCCGGCAGGCCGCCGATTTGCTGGCACGCCACGGCAGATACCGGACGACTTTTGAGAGCGGTGCCGTTTTTGATCCGGTTCTGGGAGAAATCCACGATCCCGCCGGCAACAGGCATGTTCTATCACGCAATGAAAAAAAGTTTCTTGAACTGTTGCTTGCGCGACGTGGGCAACTTATCGACAGTGACCGTATCTGCAACGAAATCTCCCGCGACAATCCGGAAATCATGAGCTGCCAGGGGTTGCGCAACCTGATCCACAGGTTGCGCCGCAAACTGGGCAAGGAAGTCATCGTCAGCCAAAAAGACCTCGGCTACCTGATCCCCTGA